A single region of the Pararhodospirillum photometricum DSM 122 genome encodes:
- a CDS encoding helix-turn-helix transcriptional regulator codes for MFVRVVPDDAQALLGREVADLPVPAWTPDGPRLGCEASQRAVAWQMLTCPADAPGRSLYLSAKGLELLASLALPSRDPAPLGLAGTQRLYEARDILLATLEAPPSVPELARAVGLSARSLSRGFSRLFGQPVYAFVKARRLERARRLIETDALTIAEAAYAIGYHPSHLSTAFRRHFGVAPSALRPPR; via the coding sequence GTGTTCGTCCGGGTCGTTCCCGACGACGCCCAGGCCCTGCTGGGCCGCGAGGTCGCCGATTTGCCGGTGCCGGCCTGGACCCCGGACGGCCCCCGGCTGGGATGCGAGGCGAGCCAGCGGGCCGTCGCTTGGCAAATGCTGACCTGCCCGGCGGATGCCCCGGGCCGCTCGCTCTATCTGTCGGCCAAAGGCCTGGAGCTGCTGGCCAGCCTCGCCCTGCCCTCCCGCGACCCGGCGCCCCTGGGGTTGGCCGGGACCCAACGGCTGTACGAGGCCCGCGACATCTTGCTGGCCACTTTGGAGGCGCCACCCAGCGTGCCTGAGTTGGCCCGCGCCGTGGGTCTCAGTGCCCGCAGCCTGTCGCGGGGGTTTTCCCGGCTGTTTGGCCAACCGGTCTATGCCTTTGTCAAGGCGCGGCGCCTGGAACGGGCCCGACGCCTGATCGAGACCGATGCCCTGACCATCGCCGAGGCTGCTTATGCCATCGGCTATCACCCGAGCCACCTGTCCACCGCCTTTCGCCGCCATTTTGGCG